In a genomic window of Salvelinus fontinalis isolate EN_2023a chromosome 7, ASM2944872v1, whole genome shotgun sequence:
- the LOC129859797 gene encoding serine/threonine-protein kinase ATR-like isoform X2, which translates to MLAVLTEGDGCGGHVQEAASSLSQLSTQMVFSMLAHLTQWSRHTLLARIKHSESGDYQRVVAFLKGIPQDVLAKASLGSKSYTRALMHFEAYILENKEDIQDHLRFLQTLYAAMHEPGGVRGANALRREEPSLREHILEHESIGLLRDATACYDRAIQLESDQIGHYHVSSMLGLGQLSTVVTQVNGVLANRPQWKSDLNTYRVEAAWKLSKWDLLEDYLGSAG; encoded by the exons ATGCTGGCTGTGCTCACAGAGGGTGATGGGTGTGGTGGGCATGTCCAGGAGGCAGCATCTAGCCTATCACAGCTGAGCACCCAGATGGTGTTCAGTATGCTGGCTCACCTCACCCAGTGGAGTCGACACACACTGTTGGCTAGAATCAAACACAGCg aaaGTGGTGACTACCAGCGAGTGGTAGCGTTTCTAAAAGGGATCCCTCAGGACGTGTTAGCCAAGGCCTCTCTAGGGTCTAAATCCTACACCAGAGCCCTGATGCACTTTGAGGCTTACATACTGGAGAACAAAGAGGACATCCAGGATCATCTGCGCTTCCTACAG ACGCTGTACGCAGCCATGCACGaaccaggcggtgtcaggggTGCGAACGCTCTCCGGCGGGAAGAGCCGTCCCTACGGGAACATATTCTAGAACACGAGAGCATCGGGTTGCTAAGAGACGCTACGGCCTGCTACGACCGGGCCATACAGCTGGAGTCcgaccag ATAGGACACTACCATGTGAGTTCTATGCTGGGGCTGGGACAGCTCTCTACTGTCGTCACACAGGTCAATGGAGTCCTGGCCAACAg GCCCCAGTGGAAGTCTGATCTGAACACCTACAGGGTGGAAGCTGCCTGGAAGCTCAGCAAGTGGGACCTCCTGGAGGACTACCTGGGCtctg CGGGGTGA
- the LOC129859800 gene encoding plastin-1-like has product MANKVTQISREDLEELREAFNRIDTDNSGFVSDFELQELFREASFSMPGYRVRDIVEIFVAGDTNKDGKISFEEFVAIYQELKSKELSETFKKTIARREGIQSFGGLSGISSEGTQHSYSDEEKVAFVNWINKSLAKDEDCKHLLPMNPDGDSLFKSVKDGILLCKMINLSQSDTIDERVINTKKHTTFTMTENLMLAINSALSIGCTVVNIDAPDLMAGKPHLVLGLLWQIIKIGLFADIEISSNEALINMLSEGEELEHLMSLSPEELLLRWVNHHLGNAGAQPISNFSQDIKDSRAYFNLLDQISPKGEDIDEMAIHIDMTGINERDDERRAEMMLRQAARLDCRQFVSPMDVVSGNSKLNLAFVANLFNTHPALKRTNSNNIDTALIEGESREEKTFRNWMNSLGVAPYVNHLYCDLCDAVVILQLYEKVNVPVEWKKVNRPPYSALGSNMKKLENCTYAVELGRNKARFSLVGIGGVNLNEGSPMHTLALVWQLMRRYTLQVLSDLGDGEKIGDQIIINWVNTQLKEGGKDSQISSFKDKLISTSLPVIDLLDIIAPKSIKEELVKRGELSDADKLNNAKYAITVSRKIGARVYALPDDLVEVKPKMVLTVFACLMGRGMKKADG; this is encoded by the exons ACACTGACAACAGTGGTTTTGTCAGTGACTTTGAGCTGCAGGAGCTGTTCAGAGAGGCTAGTTTCTCCATGCCAGGCTACAGAGTCAGAGACATAGTGGAGATCTTCGTAGCAGGAGACACCAACAAGGACGGGAAAATCAGTTTTGAAGAGTTTGTCGCG ATCTACCAGGAGCTGAAGAGTAAGGAGCTCAGTGAGACATTCAAGAAAACCATCGCCAGGAGAGAAGGGATACAATCCTTTGGAGGATTGTCAGGAATCTCCAGCGAGGGAACACAGCACTCATactcag atgagGAGAAGGTGGCGTTTGTGAACTGGATCAACAAGTCTCTGGCCAAAGATGAAGACTGTAAACACCTTCTACCCATGAACCCTGACGGAGACAGTCTCTTCAAATCAGTAAAGGATGGGATCCTGctctg TAAAATGATCAACCTCTCCCAGTCTGACACCATCGATGAGAGAGTCATCAACACCAAGAAACACACCACCTTTACCATGACC GAGAACCTGATGCTGGCGATAAACTCTGCGTTGTCTATCGGCTGTACCGTGGTCAACATCGACGCCCCTGACCTGATGGCTGGGAAACCCCACCTGGTGCTGGGGCTGCTTTGGCAGATTATCAAGATTGGACTGTTTGCTGACATAGAGATCAGCAGCAacgaag CTCTTATTAACATGCTGTCTGAGGGGGAGGAGTTAGAGCACCTGATGTCATTGTCTCCTGAAGAACTGTTGCTACGCTGGGTCAACCATCACCTAGGCAACGCTGGGGCCCAACCAATCAGCAACTTCAGCCAAGACATCaag GATTCCAGGGCGTATTTCAACCTGTTGGACCAGATCTCACCTAAAGGAGAGGACATAGACGAGATGGCCATCCACATCGATATGACCGGCATCAAT gagcGTGACGACGAACgcagggcagagatgatgctTCGCCAGGCAGCCCGTCTGGACTGCAGACAGTTTGTGTCTCCTATGGATGTGGTGTCTGGCAACAGCAAGCTGAACCTGGCCTTCGTAGCCAACCTCTTCAACACACACCCGGCCCTGAAGAGGACTAACAGCAACAACATAGACACAGCACTCATAGAGG GAGAATCCAGAGAGGAGAAAACATTCAGGAACTGGATGAACTCTCTGGGAGTTGCTCCCTATGTCAACCACCTCTACTG TGACCTGTGTGATGCGGTGGTGATTCTCCAGTTGTATGAGAAAGTCAACGTCCCTGTAGAGTGGAAAAAAGTCAACAGACCTCCATACTCTGCACTGGGCAGTAACATGAAGAAG ttGGAGAACTGTACCTATGCGGTGGAACTGGGTCGGAATAAAGCTCGATTCTCCTTGGTGGGAATTGGAGGAGTGAATCTGAACGAGGGAAGTCCCATGCACACACTGGCTCTGGTCTGGCAGCTGATGAGGAG GTACACTCTCCAGGTGTTGTCTGATCTAGGAGATGGGGAGAAGATTGGAGACCAAATCATAATCAACTGGGTCAACACTCAGCTCAAAGAGGGAGGCAAGGACTCACAGATTAGCAGCTTCAAG gATAAGCTGATCAGTACTAGTCTCCCAGTGATAGACTTGTTAGACATCATCGCCCCCAAATCTATCAAAGAGGAGCTGGTGAAGAGAGGGGAGCTCAGTGATGCAGACAAGCTCAACAACGCCAA GTACGCTATCACGGTATCTAGGAAGATCGGAGCCCGTGTCTACGCTCTGCCTGATGACCTGGTTGAGGTGAAACCCAAGATGGTTCTGACTGTGTTCGCATGCCTGATGGGGAGGGGCATGAAGAAAGCTGacggctga
- the LOC129859797 gene encoding serine/threonine-protein kinase ATR-like isoform X1 — protein MLAVLTEGDGCGGHVQEAASSLSQLSTQMVFSMLAHLTQWSRHTLLARIKHSESGDYQRVVAFLKGIPQDVLAKASLGSKSYTRALMHFEAYILENKEDIQDHLRFLQTLYAAMHEPGGVRGANALRREEPSLREHILEHESIGLLRDATACYDRAIQLESDQIGHYHVSSMLGLGQLSTVVTQVNGVLANRPQWKSDLNTYRVEAAWKLSKWDLLEDYLGSGEHTHMLTLLTLL, from the exons ATGCTGGCTGTGCTCACAGAGGGTGATGGGTGTGGTGGGCATGTCCAGGAGGCAGCATCTAGCCTATCACAGCTGAGCACCCAGATGGTGTTCAGTATGCTGGCTCACCTCACCCAGTGGAGTCGACACACACTGTTGGCTAGAATCAAACACAGCg aaaGTGGTGACTACCAGCGAGTGGTAGCGTTTCTAAAAGGGATCCCTCAGGACGTGTTAGCCAAGGCCTCTCTAGGGTCTAAATCCTACACCAGAGCCCTGATGCACTTTGAGGCTTACATACTGGAGAACAAAGAGGACATCCAGGATCATCTGCGCTTCCTACAG ACGCTGTACGCAGCCATGCACGaaccaggcggtgtcaggggTGCGAACGCTCTCCGGCGGGAAGAGCCGTCCCTACGGGAACATATTCTAGAACACGAGAGCATCGGGTTGCTAAGAGACGCTACGGCCTGCTACGACCGGGCCATACAGCTGGAGTCcgaccag ATAGGACACTACCATGTGAGTTCTATGCTGGGGCTGGGACAGCTCTCTACTGTCGTCACACAGGTCAATGGAGTCCTGGCCAACAg GCCCCAGTGGAAGTCTGATCTGAACACCTACAGGGTGGAAGCTGCCTGGAAGCTCAGCAAGTGGGACCTCCTGGAGGACTACCTGGGCtctggtgaacacacacacatgttgacGTTGCTGACATTGCTCTAA